One Vanessa cardui chromosome 17, ilVanCard2.1, whole genome shotgun sequence DNA window includes the following coding sequences:
- the LOC124537115 gene encoding uncharacterized protein LOC124537115: protein MPKYYRFRATTPTRRTKRCKDKDKEKDVERTTQSVNNWLDLTLACTLAPSWYLRRTSWRETPPLMGLPRQLATDLRASLQFNNRPVFVFKIPQTDPF, encoded by the exons atgccgaaatattatagatttagaGCCACAACACCCACACGCAGAACAAAGAGGTGTAAAGATAAGGACAAGGAAAAAGATGTGGAAAG aACGACCCAGTCCGTGAATAATTGGTTGGATTTGACATTAGCTTGCACGCTAGCGCCATCTTGGTATCTTCGACGTACTTCCTGGCGCGAGACTCCACCTCTAATGGGGCTTCCAAGACAATTAGCTACCGATCTTCGTGCTTCATTACAATTCAATAATCGACCTGTCTTTGTTTTCAAAATACCTCAAACGGATCCATTCTAA
- the LOC124536621 gene encoding beta-1,4-N-acetylgalactosaminyltransferase bre-4-like, producing the protein MGAAAGGGRAARALRLLLLLVLALAAVEYLFGSILDASPLRTYLYTPLHNATQSTLRTSDKTSQVWPKKLTPAATIENLKNSSQKVYFSNSTNKSNTSRETSNMTRQNVSEDFSTPLLITKIMEGIKNLVTTEDGELKVSEPSLPLCDEMPPDLGPISVNKTEIELDWVEKRYPEVQVGGYYSPPNCTARHKVAIIVPYRDRQQHLAIFLNHMHPFLMKQQIEYGIFIIEQEGTSDFNRAKLMNVGFVESQKQKPGGWQCFIFHDIDLLPLDSRNLYSCPRQPRHMSASIDKLKFKLPYEDIFGGVSAMTLEQFTKVNGFSNKYWGWGGEDDDMFYRLKKMNYHIARYKMSIARYAMLDHKKSAPNPKRYQLLSQTSKTFQKDGLSTLEYELVRVTRRHLYTHVVTNIDERS; encoded by the exons ATGGGCGCAGCCGCGGGCggcgggcgggcggcgcgggcgctcCGCCTGCTGCTACTACTGGTGCTGGCGCTCGCCGCGGTCGAGTACTTATTCGGATCCATCCTCGACGCTTCGCCACTCCGAACCTACCTCTACACACCACTGCATAACGCAACGCAATCCACTCTCAG GACTAGTGATAAAACATCGCAAGTTTGGCCTAAAAAACTAACTCCAGCTGCTACGATAGAGAATTTGAAGAATTCTTCCCAAAAAGTCTACTTTTCTAACAGCACGAACAAAAGTAATACAAGCAGAGAAACATCGAATATGACGCGCCAGAATGTATCAGAAGATTTTAGTACACCGCTCTTGATTACTAAAATAATGGAAGGAATAAAGAATCTGGTCACGACGGAAGACGGCGAACTTAAAGTCTCTGAGCCTTCTTTACCTCTTTGTGATGAAATGCCGCCTGATTTGG gTCCAATATCAGTAAACAAGACTGAGATAGAACTTGATTGGGTCGAAAAAAGGTATCCCGAAGTACAAGTCGGTGGATATTATTCGCCGCCGAACTGCACAGCACGACACAAAGTCGCTATTATTGTTCCTTACAG AGATCGCCAGCAACATTTGGCGATATTCCTGAACCACATGCACCCGTTCCTGATGAAGCAGCAAATCGAATACGGCATATTTATCATCGAACAGGAAG gAACAAGCGACTTCAATCGTGCCAAGCTAATGAACGTCGGGTTCGTGGAGAGTCAAAAGCAAAAGCCGGGTGGTTGGCAATGCTTCATCTTCCACGATATAGACCTACTGCCTCTCGACTCTAGAAATCTGTATTCCTGCCCACGACAGCCTAGGCACATGTCCGCttctattgataaattaaagtttaa gtTACCATATGAGGATATTTTCGGCGGTGTTTCTGCCATGACTCTTGAGCAGTTCACCAAGGTGAATGGTTTCTCGAATAAGTACTGGGGCTGGGGTGGGGAGGACGACGATATGTTTTATAG GTTAAAAAAGATGAATTACCACATAGCAAGGTACAAGATGTCAATTGCGCGCTACGCCATGTTAGATCATAAGAAATCCGCACCAAATCCTAAAAG GTACCAACTCCTGTCGCAGACTAGTAAGACATTCCAGAAGGATGGTCTTTCGACACTCGAGTACGAGTTAGTGCGCGTCACCCGGCGCCACCTGTACACGCATGTCGTGACCAACATCGACGAACGCAGCTGA